GGAAGCGGCCGAATCCGGCATCAAGCTGGTTGTTGCGATCACTGAGGGTATCCCGACGCGCGATATGATCCAGGTAAAGAATACCTGGCCGACAAACAAACCCGTCTCATCGGGCCGAATTGCCCGGGTGTGATTACCGCGGGTGAATGCAAGGTTGGCATCATGCCGGGCTTCGTGTTCAAACCCGGGAAAGTCGGTATCGTCTCCAAATCCGGAACCCTGACTTACGAAGCCGCCGACCAGGTCGTGCGGGCCGGCATGGGAATCTCTACCGCCATCGGTATCGGAGGTGATCCGATCATCGGAACCACCACCCGGGAAGCAGTCGAACTATTTATGAACGACCCGCTAACGGAAGGCATCATCATGATCGGTGAGATCGGCGGAAGTCTCGAAGCGGAAGCAGCCCGCTGGATCAAGAAGAACGGCACCAAACCCGTAGTCGGATTCATCGCCGGCCAGACGGCGCCTCCCGGACGTCGCATGGGACATGCCGGTGCGATCATCGGGGGAGCGGATGATACCGCAGAAGCAAAAATGAAGATCATGCGCGAATGCGGCATTCACGTTGTCGATACACCCGCCTTCATCGGCGTTACGATGGCCAAGGTGTTGAAAGGGGTGACGGCCTGAGGGGGGAAGATTTGTAATTAGTAATTAGTAATTCGGGAAAGTTGAAGCTGGAAGGTTGAAAGTTGAATGTTGAAATGTAATAGTTAGAACTTCACCTGACAGACAGGGTTGGTTAAAAGTTATTTCCGGTCTGACGGATTTTTAAGGATCCGTCGCCCGGAATAACTTTTAACCGGTTGCTAATTTATCGAGCATTTTACTTTGCGCCAAGGGTATGCTGTCCAGGAATGTCTCCATTGGTGTTTTACCAAAGCAGTATTTTCCGGTGTGTGTCCTTTCACAGTTGTACTCTTCTATCCACTGATCCAGATCCTTCTGTAATTCCTCCAGCGATCCAAAGACCTTTTTCGGAAGGCAACCGCATAAAACTCGTTCTGGATTGTCCGATGGAAGCGTTCGCAGATGCCGTTGGTTTGAGGATGCCGGGCCTTGGTACGGCTATGATCGATATCCTCCAGTGTCAGATAAAGACTGTACTCATGACTCTCCCGCTTGCCGTTGTACTCTGTACCCCGGTCTGTGAGTACCCGAAGCAGCGGCAAGCCATGCTCCTCAAAGAATGGTAGCACCTTGTCGTTGAGCATATCGGCTGCCGTCAAGGCGTTCTTACGGTCATACAATTTGGCAAAGGCTACTTTGCTGTAGGTGTCGATGAAGGTTTGCTGGTAAATCCGGCCTACACCCTTGATATTGCCCACATAATACGTGTCCTGGGCTCCAAGGTAACCGGGGTGTTCGGTTTCAATCTCGCCAATGGCTTCCTGCTGTTCCCGTTTCTTTTCCATGGCAACCAGTTGCGCTTCGGTGAGAATCAGTCCGTCTTGAGCCACTTTCGCCTCCAAAGCGCTCAGACGCTTGGCAAAGGTCTCCAGATCATGCCGCATCCAGATATACCGTACCCCGGCCGGTGAAACAGAAATCCCCTTCTTACGCAACTCGTTCGATGCACGAAGCTGACCGTAGGCCGGATAGTCGGTGGCCATCTGTACGATGGCGTTCTCCCAGGCTATATCCATCCGATTGGCCAGTATCGGCTTCTTCCGACTGATCTCCTGCAGAGCCGTCTCCCCACCAGTATCGTACAACTCTTTGATCCGATAGAAACTATCCCGTGAATAGCCCATCACTTTGCACGCCTGGGATACATTACCCAATTGTTCGGCTAACTTCAACAAGCCTAACTTGGTTTTGATTAACTTAGCTTCTGTATTCATTGTCTGACAGTTTAGGGGTTATTGTTATGTTTCGTATCCTAAAGATAACCCTTATCTGTCAGATTAAATACTAACTAGTACAGTTGAAAGTTGAAGGACAACTCTTCACTCTTCACTATTCACTCTTCACTATTCGCTATTCGCTATTCACTATTCACTATTCACTATTCACTATTCACTGTTCACTAAAATGAAACTACTCTCCGGAAAAACCGCCCTTGTCACCGGTGCATCGAAAGGCATTGGTCGCGGGATCGCCCTTAAGTTGGCGGAGCACGGCGCCAATGTCGCGTTCACGTATCTCTCTTCGGTTGAGAAAGGGCAAGCACTTGAGGCCGAACTGGCGGCATTCGGTATCAAAGCCAAAGGCTATCGAAGTGACGCCTCCGACTTCAAAGCCTCCGAAGAACTGGTGAATGCGATCGTAAGCGACTTCGGTTCACTCGAGGTCATCGTCAACAATGCGGGCATCACCCGTGACGGTTTGCTCATGCGCATGACGGAGGAGCAATTCAACGAAGTCATCCGGATCAACCTGAATTCGGTTTTCAACGTTACCAAAGCTGCGATCCGCCAGTTGCTCAAACAGAAGCAGGGCAGCATTATCAATATTTCGAGCGTCGTAGGCGTAAAGGGAAATGCCGGCCAGGCGAATTATGCCGCTTCCAAGGCCGGGATAATCGGCTTCACCAAATCTGTTGCCCTGGAATTGGGGTCCCGCAACATCCGCTGCAACGCTATCGCACCGGGATTCATCGAGACGGAAATGACGGGAGTCCTCAACGAGGAAACCGTCAAGCAATGGCGCGAAGCCATTCCGCTCAAGCGCGGCGGCACACCCGACGATGTGGCTAACGCCGTGATCTTCCTGGGATCCGAGCTGTCGGCTTATATCACCGGACAGGTCCTGAACGTAGATGGTGGGATGTTGACCTGATACAGTTTGAATGAAAAAAGAAACGCCATGCATCATACTCAGCATGGCGTTTCGTTTTATAGCGGTAGTCGATCAATCGCACCATTGAAGCTTGTCCAGCTCACGGGTGTGTACCTGAATCCTGATTACCTCATGGGCAGGACTGACCCAGACCAACAACCAACCATAAGGTCGCTTGAAATGGTAGATGCTCGTAATGGGTGAATCCTCGTAATCCTGTTTGTCCGTAACGCGGACAGGTTGTCCGAGAACTTCCTCGAGGTAGGCTTCGTCGTGGCCGAACAGCTGATAGTTGATCTTGCCACTGAAACCGGGCAGGACCTCAAAGCAATTCAATCCGGTGTACATGCGCAGCCCCATGTTCTCGAAATCCAAGCCACCGCCGCAGAACTCTTCCCCGCCTTCTTCCGTGAATTGAGAATAGCAGGGAAAGTACTTCTTGAGGCTATCCACTGGAGCGTCGGGTCGCCATTTATTGACCTTTCCGGAATCCAGGTCCAGCTTCAACGTGTCACAAATCGGCTTTTTGTCCTCCGCTTTGACGTTGGAGAAGAAGGCGAACAGGATCAAAGAAAGCAAGATAGCGCTGCGCATTCGAAGATGTTTTATTCTTCAAAGATAAGCCGATAGGGGCGCGGACGCAAGGCGGAATCAGGCCAATGGATTATCTTCGTCGACCCATTCTACTACCATGAAGCGAATCCTGCTTTCGGCTTTCATAAGCCTGTCGATGACTGTGAACGCGCAGTCCACACTGACTCCTGAACTATTATGGAAATTCGGTCGGGTTGCCGAACCGGTTGTGGCACCTCAGGGTGATAAAGCCGCCTATAGCGTTCGAACCATCGACCTGTCCAGTGGTAAGAGCAATTTTGATATCTGGGTTGTGGAGCTTTCTACCGGGAAATCACATTTGATGGCCGGAGAAACCGCGACGGAAACCAATCCGGTTTGGAGTCCGAATGGTTCGATCCTGTATTACCTGAGCGATGCCGGCGGGACCTCCCAGATCTGGCGTGTCCGCTCCGACCTTTCCGATCGTCGGCAAGTATCACGCCTGGATAAGGATATCAACGCCTTTGGACTATCGGGAAATGGTAAACAGATCTGGTTTGCTCAGGATGTCGCCATAAATAAGACACTGGGAAAGGATATTTATCCTGACCTGCCGAAGAACAGCGCGCGCATCTATGACGATCTCAATGCGCGTCATTGGGATACCTGGGACGATGGTTCCCGTAGTCATGTCTTTACTGCTTCGCTCAACGATTCGACCCTGGGACCCGTAGTCGATATCATGGCCGGCGAGCCCTTTGACGCGCCGATGAAGCCGATGGGCGGGGGAGAGGAGATCGCGATTTCAACGGATGGTGCTCGCATCGCTTATACCTGTAAAAAGATGAACGGGGTTGAGTATGCCACCAGTACCAATTCTGAAATTTATCTCTACGAATTGGCCACAGGGAAAACCACGAATCTGTCGGAAGGAAACAAAGGATATGATCGGGTACCGGAATTCTCACCGGATGGTTCACGCTTGGTTTGGCAAAGTATGGCCGAAGACGGCTATGAAGCCGATCAAAACCGATTGATACTGTATGACTTTAAGACCCGGACCAAACGTGACCTGACGCAAGGATACGACAACAGCGTCGACGCTCACCACTGGAGCCCGAATGGTCAGGTAGTATATTTCACTTCAGGAATCAACGCAACCATTCAATTTTTCGTTGCCGATCCACGCATGCGTTCCGCTATCGTGTGGCGACAACTCTCCGATGAACTTGCGGATTATACGGCATTCACCGTAGCGACAAATGGAAAGCGTGAAGACGTAATCGTAGCAACACGGGAAGACTTATCGCATCCGGCTGAGCTATTCGTGTTCGACCCGAAGACAAAATCGAGCCGGCAGCTGACCCAGGTGAATGGAGAAGCGTTGAAAGCGCTGAAGATGGGTGAAGTAAGGAAGCGCATGGTCAAGGCCACTGACGGCAAGGAGATCCTGACGTGGGTGGTTTATCCGCCCAACTTTGATGCTAGTAAAAAGTATCCGACACTGCTCTACTGCCAGGGCGGACCTCAATCGATGGTTGGTCAGTTCTTTTCCTACCGATGGAACCTGCAACTCATGGCTGCCAACGGATATATAGTCGTTGCCCCGAATCGTCGCGGTCTTCCCGGATTCGGAAAGGCGTGGAACGACGATATCCAGGGAGATTGGGGCGGACAACCGATGCGTGATCTGATCAGCGCGATCGATGATGTGGCGAAAGAACCTTACGTGAACAAGGATAAGCTGGGGGCGGTAGGAGCCAGCTTCGGCGGCTATTCGGTTTTCTGGCTTGCCGGTCATCACGAGAAGCGGTTCAAGTGCTTCATTTCCCACAATGGTGTCTATAACCTGGAATCCAGTATTGCGACCGAAGAACCCTTTTTCCCGATCCACGAGTTTGAAGGGAATTTCTGGCAGAGCCCCAAGCCTAAGAGCTACGAGCAGTTTTCACCCCAAAAATTCGTTCAGTTCTGGGATACACCCATTCTGATCATCGCCAACGAAAAGACTATCGGGTCCCTTATACACAGGGACTGGAGGCTTTTCGGCGGCACGTCTGCGTGGTATCCCGGCCCGACTGCTGAGTTTCCCGGATGAGAACCATTGGGTCCTTAAAGCCCAAAATAGTGTCGTCTGGCAACGTGTTTTCTTCGACTGGCTGGATCGATACTTGAAGTAAAAAAATCTGAAAAAAGCCGGTTAGGAATCTAAAAAAGGTTATTTTTGCAGCCCCGTTGCGATAAAAACGACTC
The window above is part of the Bacteroidota bacterium genome. Proteins encoded here:
- the fabG gene encoding 3-oxoacyl-[acyl-carrier-protein] reductase gives rise to the protein MKLLSGKTALVTGASKGIGRGIALKLAEHGANVAFTYLSSVEKGQALEAELAAFGIKAKGYRSDASDFKASEELVNAIVSDFGSLEVIVNNAGITRDGLLMRMTEEQFNEVIRINLNSVFNVTKAAIRQLLKQKQGSIINISSVVGVKGNAGQANYAASKAGIIGFTKSVALELGSRNIRCNAIAPGFIETEMTGVLNEETVKQWREAIPLKRGGTPDDVANAVIFLGSELSAYITGQVLNVDGGMLT
- a CDS encoding S9 family peptidase; translated protein: MKRILLSAFISLSMTVNAQSTLTPELLWKFGRVAEPVVAPQGDKAAYSVRTIDLSSGKSNFDIWVVELSTGKSHLMAGETATETNPVWSPNGSILYYLSDAGGTSQIWRVRSDLSDRRQVSRLDKDINAFGLSGNGKQIWFAQDVAINKTLGKDIYPDLPKNSARIYDDLNARHWDTWDDGSRSHVFTASLNDSTLGPVVDIMAGEPFDAPMKPMGGGEEIAISTDGARIAYTCKKMNGVEYATSTNSEIYLYELATGKTTNLSEGNKGYDRVPEFSPDGSRLVWQSMAEDGYEADQNRLILYDFKTRTKRDLTQGYDNSVDAHHWSPNGQVVYFTSGINATIQFFVADPRMRSAIVWRQLSDELADYTAFTVATNGKREDVIVATREDLSHPAELFVFDPKTKSSRQLTQVNGEALKALKMGEVRKRMVKATDGKEILTWVVYPPNFDASKKYPTLLYCQGGPQSMVGQFFSYRWNLQLMAANGYIVVAPNRRGLPGFGKAWNDDIQGDWGGQPMRDLISAIDDVAKEPYVNKDKLGAVGASFGGYSVFWLAGHHEKRFKCFISHNGVYNLESSIATEEPFFPIHEFEGNFWQSPKPKSYEQFSPQKFVQFWDTPILIIANEKTIGSLIHRDWRLFGGTSAWYPGPTAEFPG
- a CDS encoding prolyl oligopeptidase family serine peptidase, with translation MRGIPARLLSFPDENHWVLKAQNSVVWQRVFFDWLDRYLK